Proteins co-encoded in one Armatimonadota bacterium genomic window:
- a CDS encoding selenocysteine-specific translation elongation factor has product MSEKHVIIGTAGHVDHGKSTLITALTGTNPDRLKEEQERGMTIDLGFASLTLPDGQTVGIVDVPGHERFLKNMLAGAGGVDVVLLVIAADEGVMPQTREHLDILRLLDVKAGVVALTKCDLVDAEWLQLVTEEVRQFLQGTPLQDAPVVAVSAVTGQGLPELLHALQEAVARVPAREVNAPFRLPIDRVFTLAGAGTVVTGTLVSGRVRVGDPIEILPLGLLSRARQIQVHGRKVEEAVAGSRVAINLPGVEKEHLQRGMVCAPPGVFQPTQAFDAQLSLLPDAPRGFAHRTRVRLYLGTAEVIGRVSLLDSERLEPGQQGFVQLRLEKPLVAARGDRFVIRTFSPMFTVGGGIVLEPHAPRHRRFDPAVMERLQSLLEGEPEEKVLTILAQSPVGMDEAELARRAETEVRNVLPILNRLHTQGQAVRVGDVWFARSVWDSLRQRVESTLQRYHQQNPLRAGMPREELRSTLGGRLPARLFEAMLLRWQEEGLLALQGALVRLASFTIRLNERQQRLAQRVEQILREAGVTPPPLEVISQQVSAPPDAVRAMIQVLLEQEVLVRLEGDLFFHHETIDRLAELVRRTIREKGSLSVGEFRDLTGSSRKFAVPLLEYFDRIRLTRRMGDVRVLVE; this is encoded by the coding sequence ATGTCCGAGAAACACGTGATTATCGGCACGGCGGGTCACGTGGACCACGGCAAGTCCACGTTGATTACCGCCCTCACCGGGACCAACCCCGATCGCCTGAAGGAAGAGCAAGAGCGCGGGATGACCATCGACCTCGGTTTCGCCTCGCTCACCCTGCCCGACGGACAGACGGTGGGCATCGTGGACGTGCCGGGGCACGAACGCTTCCTGAAGAACATGTTAGCGGGTGCGGGCGGGGTAGATGTGGTGCTGCTGGTGATTGCTGCCGATGAGGGCGTGATGCCACAGACGCGCGAGCATCTGGACATCCTGCGCCTTCTGGACGTGAAGGCGGGAGTGGTCGCGCTCACCAAGTGCGACCTGGTGGATGCGGAGTGGCTGCAGCTGGTCACCGAGGAGGTGCGTCAGTTTCTGCAGGGTACGCCGCTTCAGGACGCGCCGGTGGTGGCGGTGTCGGCGGTGACGGGGCAGGGTTTGCCCGAACTGCTACACGCTTTGCAAGAGGCGGTGGCGCGTGTACCTGCCCGTGAGGTGAACGCTCCCTTCCGCCTGCCCATTGACCGTGTGTTCACGCTGGCAGGGGCGGGCACGGTGGTGACGGGCACGCTGGTCAGTGGACGGGTGCGCGTGGGCGATCCAATAGAGATACTACCGCTCGGTCTGCTTTCGCGGGCACGGCAGATACAGGTGCACGGGCGCAAGGTGGAGGAGGCGGTTGCGGGCAGTCGCGTCGCCATCAACCTGCCGGGCGTGGAGAAGGAGCATCTGCAGCGGGGGATGGTGTGCGCGCCGCCGGGCGTGTTCCAGCCGACGCAGGCGTTCGATGCGCAACTGAGCCTGCTTCCCGATGCGCCCAGAGGGTTCGCGCACCGCACGCGCGTAAGGCTGTATCTGGGCACGGCGGAGGTCATTGGGCGAGTCTCCCTGCTGGACAGCGAGCGACTGGAGCCCGGTCAACAGGGCTTCGTGCAGTTGCGTCTGGAGAAGCCGCTGGTAGCCGCGCGGGGCGACCGCTTCGTTATCCGCACCTTCTCGCCCATGTTCACCGTCGGCGGGGGCATCGTGCTGGAGCCGCACGCACCCCGGCACAGACGGTTTGACCCTGCAGTGATGGAAAGGTTGCAGTCGCTGCTAGAGGGCGAACCGGAGGAAAAGGTGCTGACGATTCTGGCGCAATCGCCTGTCGGTATGGACGAAGCCGAGCTCGCCCGCCGCGCCGAGACGGAGGTGCGGAACGTACTTCCCATCCTGAACCGGTTGCACACACAGGGACAGGCGGTGCGGGTCGGCGATGTCTGGTTCGCGCGGAGCGTGTGGGATAGCCTGCGCCAGCGGGTGGAGAGCACGCTACAACGCTATCATCAGCAAAACCCTCTGCGCGCCGGAATGCCCCGCGAGGAACTGCGCTCCACGCTTGGCGGGCGGTTGCCCGCTCGGCTGTTTGAGGCGATGCTGCTGCGCTGGCAGGAGGAAGGACTTCTCGCCTTACAGGGCGCTCTAGTCAGGCTGGCGAGCTTTACCATCCGGTTGAACGAACGCCAGCAGCGGTTGGCGCAGCGGGTGGAACAGATATTGCGGGAGGCGGGAGTGACCCCTCCGCCCCTGGAGGTCATCTCTCAGCAAGTGAGCGCGCCCCCTGATGCGGTGCGAGCCATGATACAGGTACTACTGGAGCAAGAAGTGCTGGTGCGGCTGGAGGGAGACCTCTTCTTTCACCATGAGACAATAGACCGGCTCGCCGAGCTGGTACGGCGCACCATTCGGGAGAAGGGCTCGCTGAGTGTGGGCGAGTTTCGCGACCTCACCGGCTCCAGCCGCAAGTTCGCCGTGCCCCTGTTAGAGTACTTCGACCGCATTCGCCTGACGCGCCGGATGGGGGATGTGCGCGTGCTGGTGGAATAA
- the prs gene encoding ribose-phosphate pyrophosphokinase — MRQRRPLKLFAGNGNPALAQRIAAELGASLGKLMVRRFSDGEARVECHETVRGCDVFVIQSLCPPIHDNLMELLILLDALRRASAARLTVVIPYYAYARQEKKVTPRDPVPAKVVADMLTTAGANRVITMDLHAEAITGFFHIPVDDLSALSLLVHHFVPLREENLVVVAPDAGAVRLARAVAQKLEAPLAVAYARTGRTENPAHIQFAGEVEGLKPLIIEDMIVTGKRVESCVKALIRQGCNPEVRVAATHGVLAGDAVQRVMQPEVVELAITDTIPQPHQHPRITVIPTAHLFAEAIRRVYHDRTLDTIVLPQAVRD; from the coding sequence ATGAGGCAACGTCGTCCTCTGAAACTGTTCGCCGGCAATGGCAACCCCGCTCTGGCTCAGCGTATTGCTGCTGAACTAGGCGCATCGCTGGGCAAGCTGATGGTACGCCGTTTCAGCGACGGCGAGGCGCGCGTAGAATGTCACGAGACCGTGCGCGGATGCGATGTGTTTGTGATTCAATCTCTCTGCCCCCCCATCCATGACAACCTGATGGAGCTGCTTATCCTGCTGGATGCTCTGAGACGCGCTTCCGCCGCACGGCTGACGGTGGTGATACCCTACTACGCCTACGCGAGACAGGAGAAAAAGGTCACGCCGCGCGACCCTGTGCCCGCGAAGGTGGTGGCGGATATGCTTACCACTGCTGGAGCCAATCGCGTGATCACGATGGACTTGCACGCGGAGGCGATCACCGGCTTCTTCCATATCCCGGTGGACGACCTGAGCGCGCTCTCTCTGCTGGTGCACCACTTTGTCCCTCTCAGAGAGGAGAATCTGGTGGTGGTTGCGCCGGACGCCGGGGCGGTGCGGCTGGCACGCGCGGTGGCGCAGAAACTGGAGGCTCCGCTGGCGGTGGCTTACGCCCGTACTGGACGCACCGAAAACCCGGCACATATCCAGTTCGCTGGCGAGGTGGAGGGCTTGAAACCGCTGATTATCGAAGATATGATTGTCACGGGAAAACGGGTAGAATCCTGTGTGAAGGCGTTGATTCGGCAGGGGTGCAACCCCGAAGTGCGGGTCGCGGCGACACATGGTGTGCTGGCAGGCGACGCTGTGCAGCGAGTGATGCAGCCGGAGGTGGTAGAACTGGCTATCACCGACACCATTCCCCAGCCACATCAGCATCCTCGCATCACAGTCATACCGACGGCGCACCTGTTCGCCGAGGCGATTCGGCGTGTCTACCACGACCGAACGCTGGATACCATTGTACTCCCGCAAGCGGTGAGAGATTAA
- a CDS encoding aspartyl/glutamyl-tRNA(Asn/Gln) amidotransferase subunit C: MAQRLTLEQIAHVAKLARLAMSEEEMRQMEKHINNLMAQFERLQELDTTGVEPTAHSFPVYNVLREDAVQPSLPQEEILANAPDQRDGCFIVPIIVEE, from the coding sequence ATGGCACAGCGTTTGACTCTGGAACAGATAGCCCACGTCGCGAAGCTGGCACGGCTGGCGATGAGCGAAGAAGAGATGCGCCAGATGGAGAAGCACATCAACAACCTGATGGCGCAGTTCGAGCGCCTGCAGGAGCTGGACACCACCGGCGTAGAACCTACAGCGCATTCATTCCCGGTGTATAATGTGCTCCGCGAGGATGCGGTACAGCCCTCTCTGCCCCAGGAGGAGATTCTCGCCAACGCTCCCGACCAGCGCGACGGCTGTTTCATCGTACCTATTATCGTGGAGGAGTAA
- the rlmN gene encoding putative dual-specificity RNA methyltransferase RlmN, giving the protein MPVLPGATREEILQVVRTLGQPDYRAQQIAEWVYRKGAHTYEQMSNLPRNLRDTLPDVLPLKRLEVVRAQHSTDGTVKYLLALSDGEQVEAVFLPYEDRASVCISSQVGCAAGCRFCATAQMGFSRNLTAGEMVDEVLTIQQAAGQRISHVVYMGMGEPLWNLQEVVKSILLLNREVGISQRHITVSTVGVVPAIEELAQHRLQITLAISLHAPDDELRQSLMPVARKWKVQELIGAAQHYTQVTGRKVTFEYLLLRGVNDEPHHAHALARLVKGLVCNVNLIPFNQVDTPEGFTRPEPSRVARFRRVLEEAGIAVTQRVEKGHDISAACGQLKLETARVRA; this is encoded by the coding sequence ATGCCTGTCCTGCCCGGCGCAACGCGCGAGGAGATACTGCAGGTGGTGCGTACGTTAGGGCAGCCGGACTACCGCGCCCAGCAGATAGCCGAATGGGTATACCGCAAGGGGGCGCATACCTATGAGCAGATGAGCAATCTTCCCCGCAACCTGCGGGATACCCTCCCCGACGTACTCCCTCTAAAACGTCTGGAAGTCGTTCGGGCTCAGCATTCCACAGACGGCACGGTAAAGTATCTGTTGGCGCTATCAGATGGCGAACAGGTAGAGGCGGTGTTTCTGCCTTACGAGGACCGTGCTTCCGTGTGTATCTCCTCGCAGGTGGGATGCGCTGCAGGATGTCGTTTCTGCGCCACCGCGCAGATGGGCTTCAGCCGCAACCTGACCGCCGGCGAGATGGTGGACGAGGTGCTTACCATCCAGCAGGCAGCAGGACAGCGTATCAGTCACGTGGTATACATGGGCATGGGCGAGCCGCTGTGGAACCTGCAGGAGGTGGTGAAGAGCATCCTGCTGCTGAACCGCGAAGTGGGTATTTCGCAAAGACATATCACCGTTTCCACGGTCGGCGTCGTACCGGCTATTGAGGAGCTGGCGCAGCATCGCTTGCAGATAACGCTCGCCATCTCCCTGCACGCGCCCGATGATGAACTGCGCCAGAGTCTCATGCCTGTCGCACGGAAGTGGAAGGTGCAGGAGCTGATAGGCGCCGCTCAGCACTACACGCAAGTGACCGGACGCAAAGTGACCTTTGAATATCTCTTGCTGCGCGGCGTGAACGATGAACCGCACCACGCACACGCTCTGGCGCGACTGGTGAAGGGTCTGGTGTGCAATGTCAACCTGATACCGTTCAACCAGGTGGATACCCCGGAGGGATTCACCCGTCCCGAACCGTCGCGCGTGGCTCGCTTCCGCAGGGTACTGGAGGAAGCAGGAATCGCGGTGACACAACGTGTGGAGAAAGGACACGATATTTCTGCTGCATGTGGTCAGCTGAAATTGGAAACGGCGCGAGTACGCGCCTGA
- the mutL gene encoding DNA mismatch repair protein MutL, whose product MSTQPTEQTFVTRIHLLEEHTVNRIAAGEVVERPASVVKELVENSIDAGARTISVEVEQGGKRLIRVTDDGEGMSPADALLSIQRHATSKIRDAEDLQSIVTLGFRGEALPSIAAVSRFELLTKRADLDTGMRLLVENGQVVEAEECAARNGTAVTVRDLFYNTPARLKFLKSVATELSHITELMTRFALAFPEISFRLLHNGQEIFVSQGSTDPRHALLAVFGREVARELRSIDYTEGTLRITGYVSPPHLTRPTRAMQSFFVNRRLVRHRVLSKALDDAYRTLTPEGRHPIAAIFLQVPPYSVDVNVHPTKAEVKFSHEGEVYRAVLNAVRQALLQQGMMPSALPGLQSGLDIPQPAERPATGQTAWQPSPLPPQEVLHAELLRRAGIDLTQAPSTEVQPTARPYAEMLEGFQVLGQIHRTYIVASSLRGLLIIDQHVAHERVLYEKLTVLRQKQPVPVQHLLTPLVFHLDRRTAALLGEHLQELQHMGFLLEPFGSDSVVLRGVPAWLGQRNVEALVRDLLDEISDLGVQRRLPLTDETLVATTACKMAVKAGDALSHAEMTHLLQELADTENPYLCPHGRPVVLVLSLEELEKRFKRG is encoded by the coding sequence GTGAGCACACAGCCAACGGAACAAACGTTTGTCACACGTATCCACCTGCTGGAAGAGCATACGGTCAACCGGATCGCAGCAGGCGAGGTGGTGGAACGCCCCGCGTCAGTGGTGAAGGAGCTGGTAGAGAACAGTATTGACGCGGGGGCGCGCACCATCAGCGTGGAAGTAGAGCAGGGTGGCAAGCGGCTCATTCGCGTGACCGACGATGGAGAGGGGATGAGCCCCGCTGACGCCTTGCTCAGCATCCAGCGACACGCCACCTCGAAGATACGCGATGCGGAGGACCTGCAGTCTATCGTCACGCTGGGCTTTCGAGGGGAGGCACTGCCCAGTATCGCTGCCGTCAGCCGCTTTGAACTGCTTACCAAACGCGCCGACCTCGATACCGGGATGCGCCTGCTGGTGGAAAATGGGCAGGTGGTGGAAGCGGAGGAATGCGCTGCCCGTAATGGCACTGCCGTCACCGTGCGCGACCTGTTTTACAACACGCCTGCTCGCCTCAAGTTTCTGAAAAGCGTTGCCACCGAGCTCTCGCATATCACCGAGCTGATGACGCGCTTTGCACTGGCGTTTCCAGAAATCTCCTTTCGCCTGCTGCACAACGGGCAAGAGATTTTCGTCTCACAGGGAAGCACCGACCCCCGTCATGCTCTGTTGGCGGTATTCGGGCGTGAGGTTGCCAGAGAGCTGCGCAGTATAGACTACACCGAAGGCACCCTGCGCATCACCGGCTATGTGTCTCCACCTCACCTGACGCGCCCCACACGTGCTATGCAGAGCTTCTTCGTCAACCGTCGGCTGGTACGTCACCGGGTGCTCTCCAAAGCGCTGGACGATGCCTATCGCACACTGACCCCGGAAGGGCGACATCCCATTGCAGCCATCTTCCTGCAAGTGCCCCCGTACAGCGTGGATGTGAACGTCCATCCCACCAAAGCGGAGGTGAAGTTTTCCCATGAGGGCGAGGTGTACCGCGCGGTGCTGAACGCGGTGCGACAGGCGTTGCTCCAGCAGGGCATGATGCCCTCCGCATTGCCCGGACTGCAGAGCGGACTGGATATTCCCCAGCCTGCTGAACGACCAGCTACTGGACAAACCGCCTGGCAGCCTTCGCCGTTGCCACCACAGGAGGTGCTTCACGCCGAGCTGTTGCGTCGAGCGGGGATTGACCTCACGCAGGCTCCCTCTACGGAAGTGCAGCCCACCGCTCGTCCCTATGCAGAGATGCTCGAAGGCTTCCAGGTACTGGGGCAAATCCATCGCACCTATATCGTCGCCTCTTCGCTGCGTGGTCTGCTGATTATTGACCAGCACGTGGCGCACGAACGTGTGCTGTACGAGAAACTCACCGTGTTGCGCCAGAAACAGCCTGTCCCTGTCCAGCACCTGCTGACGCCGCTGGTGTTTCATCTGGACCGACGCACCGCCGCTCTGCTGGGAGAGCATCTGCAGGAGCTCCAGCATATGGGCTTTCTGCTGGAACCGTTCGGCAGCGATAGCGTGGTGTTGCGTGGTGTGCCGGCGTGGCTGGGTCAGCGCAACGTGGAGGCTCTGGTGCGCGACCTGTTGGATGAAATCTCCGATCTGGGCGTGCAGCGTCGCCTGCCCCTGACCGACGAGACACTGGTGGCAACCACCGCGTGCAAGATGGCGGTGAAGGCGGGCGATGCTCTCTCCCATGCCGAGATGACGCACCTGCTTCAAGAGCTCGCAGATACCGAGAACCCCTACCTGTGCCCGCACGGTCGTCCCGTCGTGCTGGTACTCAGCTTGGAGGAGCTGGAGAAGCGCTTTAAGAGGGGATAA